The Syntrophales bacterium nucleotide sequence GTCTGATGTAGACTGGGTCATTGAAGCGGTTGTTGAAAATCTGAAAAAGAAAAAGGACCTTTTGGCAAAGATCGAAAAGATCGTAAAACCGGAGTGCATCGTTTCAACGAATACATCGGGTTTGCCGATCAAAGATATCTCGGCTGACTTCGGCACAGGACTGAAAGAGCACTTTCTGGGGATTCATTTCTTTAATCCTCCCCGTTACATGAAACTCGTAGAAGTTATCCCCGGTGAGGAAACGAAAAGAGGGGTAGTGGATTATATAACGACATTCTGTGAGGAAGCTCTCGGAAAGAGTGTGGTCATCTGCAAGGATGTGAACAGTTTTATTGCCAACCGCATCGGCACATTCGATCTATCGAATGCGGCAAAGATTATGCTTGATAAGGGTCTCACGATAGAGGAGCTGGATGCCATAATCGGCAAGGAAGCGGGCAGGCCGGGTTCGTCAATATTTGGAACCCTGGACCTGATCGGCCTGGATACGATTCGCAGGATGATGATCAATCTTTATGAAGCGGCGCCGGACGATGAAATAAGAGGTATCTTTGTGCCGCAGGATCTGATGAACAAAATGGTGAAGAAAAAATGGCTGGGAAACAAGACGAGGCAAGGTTTCTATAAAAGAACGAAGGATGAGGAGGGAAAGAGTGTCAAACTGGTTCTTGATTACAATAATATGGAATACATTCCCCTTAAAAAACCGGCATTTGCCTCGATTTCAGAAGCGAAGAAGATGAAAGGGGGGCCTGAGGCAAAGCTGAAGGCGCTGTTCAACGGGACAGACATCGCCGCCGATGTTGTCCGTGAGTACCTCTGCAGAAATTTCATCTATGCGGCCAACCGCATCCCCGAAATCTGCGATACTATTGTGGAGACAGATAACGCCATGAGATGGGGTTACAATCACGAACTGGGACCCTTTGAACAGTGGGATGCCGTAGGTCTAAGGGAATCCTTGGAGGTGATGGACAATCTGAAACTGGACGTTCCCGGAAAGATTGCCGGGATGGTGGAAGCCGGCTTTGAATCTTTTTATCTCAAAAAGGAGGATGGCGGATATTACTACGATTTCAAGACTATGGGTTATGTTAAACTTAAAGTTAATCCAAAGATAATCCTTCTGCCCTCTCTAAAAGAAAGAAAAAAGGTCGTCAGGGAAAATCCCTCCGCAAGTCTTGTGGATATTGGCGATGGTGTCGCCTGTCTCGAATTTCATACCAAGATGAACACGATAGACGATAGTGTCATACAGATGATCTTTGACAGTTGCGATATTGTGGAGAAGGACTTTCTCGGAATGGTCGTTGCGAACCATGGCGCTAATTTCTCGGTAGGGGTCAATCTCTTTATGCTTCTTGAGATAATCGGGAGGGGGGAATGGAACACTATTGACCGTATGATCCAGGCTTTTCAAAATGCCAACATGAGAATGAAATTCCTGGAAAAGCCGGTAGTGACCGCTCCGGCGGGGATGGCGCTGGGCGGAGGGTGCGAGATATCGATGCATGGGGCACGATGTCAGCCATGCGGGGAAACTTACATAGGACTGGTGGAAGTGATGGCCGGTGTTATCCCTGCGGGAGGTGGAACGAAAGAACTGATGGTGCGCTGTACCGAAGGAATACCGGCCGGTGTCAGTGAAGCGGCATCAACCCTTCCGGCTGCCTATAATAAGGTTTTTGAAACTATAGGCACAGCCAAGGTATCCACCAGCGCCGCGGAGGCGATGGAGATGGGTTACATCAGAGAAACAGATGCCGTCAGCATTAACCGGGACTACCAGATCCGGGACGCGAAAGAGGTTGCCCTCGGTTTGTCAAAATCCTATAAGAAACCGGAGCCCGCGATGATTTTCGTTATGGGAGAACAGTTCAGTAGTGCCTGCAGGGCTGCTCTGGACAATATGAGGCAGGGAAATCTTATTTCCGACTACGATGTCCTTGTTGCGATGAAGCTTGCCGGGGTTATTGCGGGCGGTGATTATAGAGAGGGAACGCCGGTTACGGAACAGAAGATACTCGACCTGGAGAGGGAAGCCTTTGTGAGTCTCTGTGGAGAATCCAAGACTCAGGACAGGATCAAGCATGTGCTGACAACCGGAAAACCGTTACGCAATTAAAAATGGAAAGCGGACACGCTCTGCAATAAAATATATTGACAAACAAGCATTTAACAAATAGCTATCGGGTGGCGATGAAAATAAAAATGAGGAGATTGCGGCATGTTTGAATGCAGAACAAAAGAAGACGTATTGAAGATTGTCAAGGAGCAAGACGTCAGTTTTATACAGTTCTGGTTTACGGACGTTCTGGGAATGCTCAAAACATTCAGTGTTACTCCTTCAGAACTGGAAGAAGGATTGACGGAAGGTATGGGATTTGATGGTTCTTCAATTCAAGGATTTGCCCGGATTGAGGAGAGCGACATGATCGCCAAACCTGATCCTGTCACTTTTCAGATAATTTCCTGGCGGCCAAGTGATCGACCGGTTGCCCGCATGTTCTGTGATATCCTCAATCCTGATGGAACTCCCTATGAGGGTGACCCCCGCTATGTCTTAAAATGTATGCTCAAGAAGGCGAGTGATCTCGGCTATACTTTCTATGTGGGACCGGAACTTGAGTATTTCTACTTTGCAAGTGAAACCTCACCCGATATCCTCGATCGGGCGGGATACTTTGATGGTTTGCCTATGGATCGCGGCACCGAGCTTCGCCGACAGACTATCTTCGCGCTACAGGAAATGGGCATTCAGGTGGAATACAGCCATCATGAAGTGGCCCCCAGTCAGCACGAGATTGACCTCCGCTACATGGAAGCCTTAAAGATGGCCGATGCCGTGATGACATATCGCACTACTGTGAAAGAAATTGCCCGGCAAAATGGTGTTTATGCCACCTTTATGCCTAAACCGATATTTGGTGAAAACGGCAGCGGTATGCATGTTCACCAGTCTTTGTTCAAGGGAGAAAAGAATGCCTTTTTCGATGGGGATGATGAATATCATCTGTCTAAGGAAGCAAAGCATTATATAGCGGGGCTTCTGACGCATGTTCCTGAATTTACGGCTGTTACTAACCAGTGGGTAAATTCTTATAAGCGACTTGTGCCCGGTTATGAAGCGCCTGTATATGTATCCTGGGCACGCCGCAATCGTTCCGCTCTGGTTCGAATCCCCATGTATAAACCCGGAAAGGAGAAAGCGACGCGTATCGAGCTTCGCTCTCCTGATCCGGCATGTAACCCCTATTTAGCCTTTGCGATTATGCTGGCAGCAGGATTGAAAGGAATCGAAAATAAGTATCCGCTTCCAGAACCTATTGAAGAAGATATTTATGAGATGGATGAAAAGGCCAGATCTAAAGCTAACATTACATCGCTACCCGGCAGTCTCGTTCAGGCCCTGACATTGGCATCTGAAAGTGAACTCGTGAGAGAAGCTCTGGGAAATCATATCTTTAACAAATTCATTGAAAACAAAAGAGTTGAATGGGACAGATTCCGCACTCATGTAAGCCGTTACGAAATTGAGCGTTATCTGCCGCTTCTCTAACCCGCCGGCAGGGGCAACTTGAGTAGTTGCCCTGCCGGTCAGATTTGCCCTCAAACGTTAACGTATGGAGTTTATTTAAGTAGGGTGGTATTTTATATGCCACCGTTTGCGGTCGGGTATAAAACCCGACCCTACTCCGAGCAGGTTTTAATTATGATAGAATTTTTTAAAATGAGCGGAAGCGGAAATGACTTTATCCTGATCGACAACAGAGACGATTCTCTTTCCGTAGGAAACTTAAAAGAGTTTGTGAAAAAGGTATGTGAAAGGAAGACCTCGGGGGGGGCGGACGGATTGATCATTATAGAAAATTCCGACAGGGTCGATTTCCGCTGGCGTTTTTTTAATGCCGACGGCAGCGAGGTAGAAATGTGCGGGAACGGAGGAAGATGTGCTGCCCGTTTTGCCGTCATTAAAGGTATTTCCAGTGAAACCCTCTCTTTCGAAACCGTTGCGGGAATCATCGACGCCGAAGTGAAAGGAAACGTGGTCAAGTTGAGATTGACCGAACCGCATGATTTGAAGACCGACTATAACCTTAACATCGAGAACAGTCCATATATAGTAAACAGCATAAACACAGGTGTTCCGCATGTGGTGCATTTCGTTGACGACCTTGATTCATACGATGTCAGGGGCTACGGCCCGCTGATCCGCTATCACGAAGTATATCAGCCTGAAGGGACAAACGCGAATTTTGTACGGGTCATAGATAGAAATACTCTCAGGATAAGAACCTATGAAAGGGGCGTTGAAGATGAGACTCTGGCCTGCGGTACCGGTGCCGTGGCATCCGCATTGATATCTTCCTGGAAGGGCCGGGTTGAATCTCCTGTCGATGTTCAGGTAAAAAGCGGAGAAACGTTAACGATATATTTTGAAAAGACAGACAATGGATTTGAAAAGGTTTATCTGGAGGGCGGAACCAGCGTTGTGTATCAGGGCCACCTCTGGGAAGAAGCGTGGAAATAGTGAGTTTAAAGTTTAAAGTATTCGTAAAAAGTCTCAAAATGTGCCATTTGTCATGCTGAACTTGTTTCAGCATCTAAACATTTCAATAAGTTAGAGACCCTGAATGATCCTGAAACAAGTCCAGGACATGATTTTGGGTGACAAAAAAGACTTTTTACGAAAGCATCAAGTTTGGAACCGGAAACTTGAGTTAAGGAGGGGAAAGATTACATTGCAGATAGCTGAGAGACTATCCGGAATTCCACCATATCTTTTTATGGAATTGAGGAAAAAAATAGCAAAGGCAAAGGCCGATGGTCTGGATGTAATAAGCCTCGCTATCGGTGATCCTGTAGAGCCAACGCCTGACGGCGTCATTGATGAACTCTGCCGAAGGGCAAAAGACCCGGAAAATCACCGTTATCCGACAGATGAGGAAAAAGGGATGATCTCCTTCAGGAAGGAGATTGCCAACTGGTATCTGGAGAGATACGGCGTTTCATTAAATCCCGATGATGAAATTTTAGGCCTCATCGGTTCCAAGGAAGGCTGCCATCACTTTGTTCTGGCAAGGGTAAATCCCGGAGACATTGTCCTGATGACGGATCCCGGCTATCCTGCTTACAGGTCAAGCATTCTGATGGGCGGAGGGGAGCCCTACCTTATGCCAATTCTGGAGGAAAACGACTATCTGCCGGTCCTTGAAGATATCCCCGCCGATATTGTTAAAAGGGCAAGCGGGATGTTTTTGAATTATCCTAACAACCCCACCGGCGCCTGCGCCACGAAGGATTTCTTTGACCGCTTAGTGGAATTTGCAGGAAAGAATGATATCGCCGTATGTCATGACAATCCTTACAGCGAAATAATATTTGACGGACAGAAGAGGTTGAGCTTCCTTTCGGCTGCGGGAGCAAAGGACGTGGGAGTTGAACTGACCTCTCTGTCCAAGCCTTACAATATGACCGGGTGGAGAATCGGAATGGCAATGGGAAATCCTGACCTCATAGCAGCAATAAGCAAAGTTAAGGAGAACACCGATTCCGGCGTTTTCAATCCGATCCAGTATGCCGCCATCTATGCCCTCAAGAATGAAACGGAAAATATTGAGAACATGCTTGCTGTCTATGCCCGAAGACGGGAGCTGGTCCTGAAGACTTTAGGCCGCATCGGTATTTCCTTTAAACCACCCAAGGGCACATTTTACCTCTGGGTTCCAACGCCAAGAGGACTGAGTTCGCTGGAATTTACCAACCAGCTGTTTGAAAAGACTGCTGTCGTTGTTGCGGCTGGTACTGCATACGGAAAGTACGGAGAAGGTTACATCAGGATATCACTTACGGTAACCGACGAAAGATTAAAAGAAGCAATGGATCGAATTGAAAGAGAATTCGCATAGAGTGGGTGGCATTGTGTAGGTGTTACATGCTGTTTGATCTCATTATTTTTTTTCAAACAATTTTTCAGATAACAATATTTTTCAGATAAGTCATTAGAGTAACCCCAACCGCCCCAGACCTAAAACTCCATCGCTACTCTGGCAAAGACCTCATCTACAGTATCATCAACGGTACTTCCCGCTGCCTTTTCGTAATTACTCCTGCGATATTCAAGCATAAGAGTCGTTGCAAAATTGTCTTTCTCAAAGAGTGTATAGTTAGCGCCTACAGAATATCTGTTCTCCAGATGTCCATCCTGGTCGCCGCTTATGTCGTCGTCAAAGGCCTCATAACGAACCGCTATTTCCAGTGGGTCTATAACCTGACATACAATCGCAGCGAACCAGGCCGATTCTTTGTATTCTTTATTAGCCGTTGCATTCTTTTCCCTTTCGAGAGCAGCAATATACTCGGCATCGAAGGTAAAGATACCGATCTGGCATCCGATCGTTCCGCCTGCCGTCTCATTGCGGCTCCCCTGCCCCGGTTCGGAATCGAAATAGGCGCTGAGCGAAAACCCCCCTATCGGCGCTAAAGAAACATTGAGAATATAGGATTCAACATCATCCGTCGGATCGGGATTAGCGGGATCTCTCGTCCAACCGTAATCTGCTTCCGACAATTTATCCGCCAGGACTTCACCCTTGTATACCGTAGCGGATATATCAAGTCCCAGAAAATCGGGTGTAAATCCTACGGTGGCGCCTGACTTGGCGACCTCATAGCAATCCTTGGTGATGGGATCACTGATTAAATGGCTGTTGAACACACCGAAGGGTTGCCCCCTCTTGCCGCCTACAAAGTAGAGGGGAAATCCTTCTTTCTGTATCGTGATTATCGCTTCATCCCAGAAGACCCTGTCATCATTATCAAGGTTTTCTCCCTTAAGAATGAAATTACCGGTTACCCATTCGTGAAATTTTACTTCGACTCCAAGCTGCACTGTCCCGATATCGAGATCAGAGGTGGAATCGCTGTTTACAACCGTGGTATCCCTTGGATCCGTATAGGTATAATCCAGTTCAATGGCTCCAGTTATGGTTATATTTTCACTTACCTTGCCCAACAATTCCGTTTTTTCTTCCCGTTTTTTAACCTTTTCTTCCAGCTCCCCGATGCGCTTGTACAGATCTTCGATATCTCCACTTGCATCACCGGCGAAGGCTGAAGAAAACCCCGCAAATAACAATCCAAAAATCAACATAACTATAATTAAACATCTTTTCATTTTATTTGTCCTTTCTTTCTTTGACATCTTTTTGAAAAACTCTTATGATTAAAAAACAGGCTCACAAAGGCATAGAACTCTCCTCAGGGAGAACTTGTCTTTGAAGGCTTGCGAGGGGTCTGCGAGGGGAGTGGCCGCCAGACCTTTTCCCCCTTGCTGACCCTTTCAGTTACTTCATATCAAATAAAGTCTTACCAAATAATTTTACAACTTATCTTTTATCACCGGGCAGCACGCAGTACATGAAGAACATTTGCGTTCACCCCCTTTACTCCATTTTTTGTAAAAGATTTTGACAAGGCATGCGGCAGCGAAACCTACAATAGCAAAAACAAGCAATACATCCATAATTGAACCTCAGCCTCCCAATACCCCCATGACCGAACCAACTTGAAAAACGAGCGTAGCCAATACAAGAGCCAGGACAGTGTTAAACACCATTGAAAAAATCCCCCATTTCCATGAACCGGATTCCCTCACAATCATGACCACGGTAACAAAGCAAGGTGCATAGAATATAGTAAAAATGATCAGGCTCAATGCTACCAGCGGGCTCCAGCCCGGCGTTCTGGCCAGGATTTCTGAAAGAGAGCCACTCTCCTCAGGGTCAAGCTCGCCCAGGGAATAAGCAGTACCCAGAGCCGAAACGACCACTTCCTTGGCCGCGAAACCACCGACAAGGGCAATATTGGTACGCCAGTCAAAGCCCGCCCACTTCGAAACACTCTCAAGTGCTATTCCAAAACGACCGGCCACGGAATTTCTTAAACCTGTCTCCGCTTCCTGCAAATCGATGGACACCAGTCGGTTCTTCAAATTCCGTGCTTCTTGAGAAAGTCCGGTCTCTTCACCGGATGCCTCCAATTCCCGGATAACAGTCGCGCTGACTGCCGTCTTCACGGCTTCACGCCGGTATTCAAATTCCTGTACCTTGGAGTCGGGCAGACCGGGAAAAGTCATCATAGCCCACAGAATGATTGAAATTCCGAGAATGACCGTTCCAGCCTTTTTGATATACTGCCATGTCCTTTCCCATGTGTGTATGGCCAGCCCTTTAAAGGTGGGAAAACGGTACGGGGGAAGTTCCATGACAAATGGAGCGGACTCCCCCTTGATAACCGTGAGTCTAAGCAATTTTGCAACAAACAGGGCACCCAACCAGGCAACAAGTGTAATGATCAGCATCATTATTGCCTCATTTTTCGGAAAGAAGGCCGCGATCAAAAGCGCAAATACCGGCAGCTTTGCACCGCAATTCATAAATGGAACCGTGAGCAATGTCGCCAGACGCTCCCGCGGTGATTTAAGGGTACGGGCTGCCATGACACCGGGAACAGCGCAGCCTCCGGCAATACCTCCTGATACGATAAAGGCCATGACGGAACTGCCGTGAAGACCGAAGATTCTGAATATCCTGTCCAGCATGAATGCAACTCTGGCCAGGTACCCGGAATCCTCCAGCAGTGCAATCCCGAAAAACATGAACATAATCAGCGGCACAAACCCCAGGACACCCCCCACACCGTCAATGATACCTGAAATAACGAGAGATTTTAGAAGACCGTCAGGCAAGTGCGTAGATGCCACATCACCAAACCACCCAAAGAAGCTCTCGAGCCAGCCCACGGGAACTTCGCTGTAGGTAAACGTAAAATGATACAGCCCCATAAGCACCACCAGCATAATGATGGGACCGAGAAACCGGTTGGTAACAATTTTGTCTATCTTGTCAGACGTATAGAGTCTGTTTTGATCATGTTGGCGCTGAATAACTCCCTGTTTTATAATGGAATTGATATAGCCGTAGCGTTGATCTGCAATCATGGCCTCAGGGTAGGTGTTCAGAGTTCTCTGTAAATGCAGCGACACCCTTTTTACAATTTCTTCAAGCCTTGCAGACAAAGAAGGATTACTTTCCTGACCCTTTGATTTAATCTGTTTGTCATTTTCCAGATATTTCAAGGCAATCCAGCGGGGCCGGTATGTATCAGTTAAAAAATCGCTGGTACTGATTTCCCTTTCCATTTCAAAGAGCGCCCTGTCCAGATCATCCCCGTAGGATATTTTAATAGGATCCTGTTTTTTATCTTCCTGAACTATCTTTGCAGCCGCTCTTGCTAGTTTCTTCTTTCCCTCACCAGTTCTGGCAATCGTGGGAATAATGGGAATCCCGAGCAGCGAGGATAGTTTTTCTGAATTAATTTTAATTCCCCTGTTCCTGGCCACGTCAATCATATTCAGGGCGATGCACATGGGTACGCCCATTTCAAGAAACTGAATCGCAAGGTAAAGGTTTCTCTCCAGATTTGATGCATCCACTACATCAATGACCACCTCCGGTTTTTCATTGACCAGGAAATCCCTGGCAACCACCTCTTCCAGGGAATACGCAGTGAGGGAATATGTCCCCGGAAGATCCACTATATGCATACGGCATCCATCATGAACATGTATGCCTTCTTTCTTTTCCACCGTGACCCCCGGATAATTGCCCACATGCTGACGAGCACCGGTAAGCTCATTGAAAAGGGTTGTTTTGCCGGAGTTGGGATTTCCTGCCAGAGCTATTGTTGCTCCCATTTTTTATTCTACCTCCACTTCTATATGATTAGCTTCATTGTTTCGCAGGGTCAGCGTAAAGCCCATGACTCTCAAAGCCACGGGATCGTACAGAGGCGCCCGCCCCTGAATCTTAATGGCCGTCCCCGGAACAAGGCCCATATCACGGATGCGCCTGCCAAGCTCGCCTCCTATCTTCACGGCGGATATGATTCCGGACTGGTTATCCCTCATTTTTCGCATCATTATTTTGTCCACGTTATAAACCTCCTCATATTTCAATAAATCGACAAAGTTAGAATAGTGATGTATTGTTAGAATATTCTAACTTACTGGTCAAAAAAAATTACACTTTAGACCCTTTTCTTCCCATCATCAAGCCCCGTTTTCTGAAACCATAATTTTCTGTGCCATTCCTGTTCCTATGGCCATACGCGCTTCTCCAATGGCGACAATAAAAGGTCCCGGATCACCACGTCTTATGACCTCAATCTCTGAACCCGGCCACATACCCATGCTTATCAGGCGCTCCTGCATCCCTCTTCCACCGGCAAGAGAGACAATTCTCACCCTCTTCCCAAGCGATGCCATTGGTAAAGATATTATTTTAGGTTTCATGTTAAATCACCGACCTTCCTCATTACTCTCCAACTCTTTTATTCTCGCACTATACTGTTCTGCAAAATTCTTCATCTGCGCCAGGCACTTATCGTCAACGCGACCATGCTGTTGATAATCATTGAAACGCTGCAACCAGTCAGAACCACTCCTTGGACAATTCTCAACGAATTCCATAAACTTCACAACCCTTTCTAACGTAACAGGGCTGACAGCGTGTTCCATCTTACAGGCATCTTCTTCAGCCGTTTCTTTGTCTATGTTTAATATATCAGTTAAAAAATCACGTAAAATTACATGCCTTCGGTACACGTCTTTCGCGATACGTTTGCCCTTTGTTGTCAGTTCCACATATTCATATTTCTCATGATTGATTAGACCCCTCTGTGCAAGCGTACCCATCATACTGGTGACCGTCGGCAGCTTCACCTCCATCTCTTTGGCTATATCTTTAACGCGAACAGCTTTTTTAGATTTCTCCAGGTTAAAAATAGCCTCCAGATAATCTTCCATTGTAGAACTTAACTTTTTTTTGCCCATAATTCCATTACTCCCGAACCTCGGCTAAAGGAGATCTTTGCATAATTGTTGTTCTGGTCATTGCGAGGAGCGGAGCGACGTGCCAATCTCTTATATTTACAATGAGTTAGAGATTGCTTCACTTTCGTTCGCAATGACAATATGGTATTATGCAAAGCTTTCTAAAGATCAGTTAGAGTACCGCAAATTTTCTCACACAATTAGGACAATAAACAGATGTTAGAACAACCTAATGTAGATTAAGTACTCTAAAGAATGGTTTGTGTCAAGCTTTTTGTTGGGACTGCACTACATTTTGCAAGAGCTTCATCGACTTACAAGAACGAATGTTCTTCTCCGGGAAAAACTTCTGCCTTCACTTCATCCAGGTATTGTTTGACGGCCACTTTCACTACATCACTTAGATTGGCATACTTCTTAACAAATTTCGGTGTAAATTTTTCAAACATTCCAAGCATATCGTTGACCAC carries:
- a CDS encoding 3-hydroxyacyl-CoA dehydrogenase/enoyl-CoA hydratase family protein, encoding MSYKIKKAAVLGAGVMGTGIAAHLANAGIECVLLNNIPSQLTDDDRKNGLTEESPQWRNRRAADSLARALKSKPPGFYSGKTASLIEIGNLQDDLNRLSDVDWVIEAVVENLKKKKDLLAKIEKIVKPECIVSTNTSGLPIKDISADFGTGLKEHFLGIHFFNPPRYMKLVEVIPGEETKRGVVDYITTFCEEALGKSVVICKDVNSFIANRIGTFDLSNAAKIMLDKGLTIEELDAIIGKEAGRPGSSIFGTLDLIGLDTIRRMMINLYEAAPDDEIRGIFVPQDLMNKMVKKKWLGNKTRQGFYKRTKDEEGKSVKLVLDYNNMEYIPLKKPAFASISEAKKMKGGPEAKLKALFNGTDIAADVVREYLCRNFIYAANRIPEICDTIVETDNAMRWGYNHELGPFEQWDAVGLRESLEVMDNLKLDVPGKIAGMVEAGFESFYLKKEDGGYYYDFKTMGYVKLKVNPKIILLPSLKERKKVVRENPSASLVDIGDGVACLEFHTKMNTIDDSVIQMIFDSCDIVEKDFLGMVVANHGANFSVGVNLFMLLEIIGRGEWNTIDRMIQAFQNANMRMKFLEKPVVTAPAGMALGGGCEISMHGARCQPCGETYIGLVEVMAGVIPAGGGTKELMVRCTEGIPAGVSEAASTLPAAYNKVFETIGTAKVSTSAAEAMEMGYIRETDAVSINRDYQIRDAKEVALGLSKSYKKPEPAMIFVMGEQFSSACRAALDNMRQGNLISDYDVLVAMKLAGVIAGGDYREGTPVTEQKILDLEREAFVSLCGESKTQDRIKHVLTTGKPLRN
- a CDS encoding glutamine synthetase family protein; translation: MFECRTKEDVLKIVKEQDVSFIQFWFTDVLGMLKTFSVTPSELEEGLTEGMGFDGSSIQGFARIEESDMIAKPDPVTFQIISWRPSDRPVARMFCDILNPDGTPYEGDPRYVLKCMLKKASDLGYTFYVGPELEYFYFASETSPDILDRAGYFDGLPMDRGTELRRQTIFALQEMGIQVEYSHHEVAPSQHEIDLRYMEALKMADAVMTYRTTVKEIARQNGVYATFMPKPIFGENGSGMHVHQSLFKGEKNAFFDGDDEYHLSKEAKHYIAGLLTHVPEFTAVTNQWVNSYKRLVPGYEAPVYVSWARRNRSALVRIPMYKPGKEKATRIELRSPDPACNPYLAFAIMLAAGLKGIENKYPLPEPIEEDIYEMDEKARSKANITSLPGSLVQALTLASESELVREALGNHIFNKFIENKRVEWDRFRTHVSRYEIERYLPLL
- the dapF gene encoding diaminopimelate epimerase encodes the protein MIEFFKMSGSGNDFILIDNRDDSLSVGNLKEFVKKVCERKTSGGADGLIIIENSDRVDFRWRFFNADGSEVEMCGNGGRCAARFAVIKGISSETLSFETVAGIIDAEVKGNVVKLRLTEPHDLKTDYNLNIENSPYIVNSINTGVPHVVHFVDDLDSYDVRGYGPLIRYHEVYQPEGTNANFVRVIDRNTLRIRTYERGVEDETLACGTGAVASALISSWKGRVESPVDVQVKSGETLTIYFEKTDNGFEKVYLEGGTSVVYQGHLWEEAWK
- a CDS encoding LL-diaminopimelate aminotransferase → MILKQVQDMILGDKKDFLRKHQVWNRKLELRRGKITLQIAERLSGIPPYLFMELRKKIAKAKADGLDVISLAIGDPVEPTPDGVIDELCRRAKDPENHRYPTDEEKGMISFRKEIANWYLERYGVSLNPDDEILGLIGSKEGCHHFVLARVNPGDIVLMTDPGYPAYRSSILMGGGEPYLMPILEENDYLPVLEDIPADIVKRASGMFLNYPNNPTGACATKDFFDRLVEFAGKNDIAVCHDNPYSEIIFDGQKRLSFLSAAGAKDVGVELTSLSKPYNMTGWRIGMAMGNPDLIAAISKVKENTDSGVFNPIQYAAIYALKNETENIENMLAVYARRRELVLKTLGRIGISFKPPKGTFYLWVPTPRGLSSLEFTNQLFEKTAVVVAAGTAYGKYGEGYIRISLTVTDERLKEAMDRIEREFA
- a CDS encoding LbtU family siderophore porin; protein product: MKRCLIIVMLIFGLLFAGFSSAFAGDASGDIEDLYKRIGELEEKVKKREEKTELLGKVSENITITGAIELDYTYTDPRDTTVVNSDSTSDLDIGTVQLGVEVKFHEWVTGNFILKGENLDNDDRVFWDEAIITIQKEGFPLYFVGGKRGQPFGVFNSHLISDPITKDCYEVAKSGATVGFTPDFLGLDISATVYKGEVLADKLSEADYGWTRDPANPDPTDDVESYILNVSLAPIGGFSLSAYFDSEPGQGSRNETAGGTIGCQIGIFTFDAEYIAALEREKNATANKEYKESAWFAAIVCQVIDPLEIAVRYEAFDDDISGDQDGHLENRYSVGANYTLFEKDNFATTLMLEYRRSNYEKAAGSTVDDTVDEVFARVAMEF
- the feoB gene encoding ferrous iron transport protein B, with the protein product MGATIALAGNPNSGKTTLFNELTGARQHVGNYPGVTVEKKEGIHVHDGCRMHIVDLPGTYSLTAYSLEEVVARDFLVNEKPEVVIDVVDASNLERNLYLAIQFLEMGVPMCIALNMIDVARNRGIKINSEKLSSLLGIPIIPTIARTGEGKKKLARAAAKIVQEDKKQDPIKISYGDDLDRALFEMEREISTSDFLTDTYRPRWIALKYLENDKQIKSKGQESNPSLSARLEEIVKRVSLHLQRTLNTYPEAMIADQRYGYINSIIKQGVIQRQHDQNRLYTSDKIDKIVTNRFLGPIIMLVVLMGLYHFTFTYSEVPVGWLESFFGWFGDVASTHLPDGLLKSLVISGIIDGVGGVLGFVPLIMFMFFGIALLEDSGYLARVAFMLDRIFRIFGLHGSSVMAFIVSGGIAGGCAVPGVMAARTLKSPRERLATLLTVPFMNCGAKLPVFALLIAAFFPKNEAIMMLIITLVAWLGALFVAKLLRLTVIKGESAPFVMELPPYRFPTFKGLAIHTWERTWQYIKKAGTVILGISIILWAMMTFPGLPDSKVQEFEYRREAVKTAVSATVIRELEASGEETGLSQEARNLKNRLVSIDLQEAETGLRNSVAGRFGIALESVSKWAGFDWRTNIALVGGFAAKEVVVSALGTAYSLGELDPEESGSLSEILARTPGWSPLVALSLIIFTIFYAPCFVTVVMIVRESGSWKWGIFSMVFNTVLALVLATLVFQVGSVMGVLGG
- a CDS encoding FeoA family protein, producing MDKIMMRKMRDNQSGIISAVKIGGELGRRIRDMGLVPGTAIKIQGRAPLYDPVALRVMGFTLTLRNNEANHIEVEVE
- a CDS encoding FeoA family protein — protein: MKPKIISLPMASLGKRVRIVSLAGGRGMQERLISMGMWPGSEIEVIRRGDPGPFIVAIGEARMAIGTGMAQKIMVSENGA
- a CDS encoding metal-dependent transcriptional regulator; protein product: MGKKKLSSTMEDYLEAIFNLEKSKKAVRVKDIAKEMEVKLPTVTSMMGTLAQRGLINHEKYEYVELTTKGKRIAKDVYRRHVILRDFLTDILNIDKETAEEDACKMEHAVSPVTLERVVKFMEFVENCPRSGSDWLQRFNDYQQHGRVDDKCLAQMKNFAEQYSARIKELESNEEGR